The following proteins come from a genomic window of Vanessa tameamea isolate UH-Manoa-2023 chromosome 6, ilVanTame1 primary haplotype, whole genome shotgun sequence:
- the LOC113396422 gene encoding 27 kDa hemolymph protein-like: protein MIWKTVLLALFAVGVLAEYKVTEEHRQQMKAGLTSLCRGNGAEDKVDEVEAKVTNFIDCVKALINVETIKKEVEEAKPNGALDEVFKKYCEKSPQLKTCIHTLTNGLSPCMGSGIREHIGMANNGSDQLIDFVCHKDGDRIALFIAEGGPECIQEKVNEVRECFMKVKENIQNVEEFKKMTLLEKCNKYDEFSACAVKALEGCSTPTPGNMAESLFRFVRKGTPCAKKDA, encoded by the exons atgatctgGAAGACAGTTTTGCTCGCCCTTTTCGCTGTCG gcgTTCTGGCTGAATACAAAGTCACCGAAGAACATCGCCAGCAGATGAAGGCAGGTCTTACATCACTCTGTAGGGGAAACGGTGCAGAAGACAAAGTAGACGAAGTAGAG gCAAAAGTAACGAACTTTATTGATTGTGTTAAAGCTTTAATCAACGTCGAAACTATTAAAAAAGAGGTCGAAGAAGCGAAACCAAACGGTGCTTTAGACGAAGTATTCAAAAA gtATTGTGAGAAGTCTCCACAGTTGAAGACTTGCATTCACACTTTGACTAATGGCTTGTCGCCTTGCATGGGCTCAGGCATTCGGGAACATATCGGTATGGCTAACAACGGATCCGACCAGCTGATCGACTTCGTCTGTCACAAGGATGGCGACAGGATAGCTT TGTTCATCGCGGAGGGAGGTCCCGAGTGTATCCAAGAGAAGGTCAACGAAGTACGCGAGTGTTTTATGAAAGTTAAAGAAAACATACAAAACGTCGAAGAATTTAAGAAGATGACCTTATTG GAAAAATGCAACAAATACGACGAGTTCTCTGCATGTGCTGTTAAAGCTTTGGAAGGTTGCAGTACGCCCACTCCCGGCAACATGGCGGAATCACTGTTCCGATTCGTCCGTAAAGGCACACCTTGCGCAAAAAAAGATGCATAA